CTCAACGGAAACCGCTCAGGAAATTAATCTCGAAAATAATACCGCGCTTTTATTGACCGACTACTGGTTTTACGCGCGCTACGATTATACTGACTCGGATTCAGGAACAACCGTTGAATCGCTTTGGGCGGGTTCGGAAAATTCAGAAACAACCGATGGCGAATATATCCCACAGCTCGCAACGGGATGGGTCAATCGCGTGCTGGACAGCATCAATTACTTTGAAAATCGCTACACCGATTTTGAATCTACCTTGGCCCCAGAATCATGGTCGAGCATCATTCAACAGGCGGGCGCTCCTTACAGCGGTTCTGTTTCGCTGAGCGATGATAGTGACTCGATACAAGATGCCGGGCTAATCGAATTCTATACCACTATTTACGACTACGCATACGACTTGGCCGATAGTGCTGGGGTCGTATCTGATGTTAGCGACGCTCTCCTCAATGCCGCCAATCGCATTGCCTTTCTTTACTATTTGCTGGGCAACGAAGCCTATGCCGATGCCTTAGATCCGATGATTGGAGTGGTCAATCATGCGGTCGATCCGAATTTTCCTTCTTCCGGGACCGATCCTCAAGGACACGGACTGCAAAACATTGCGCTTCCTCCGACTGCACATGCCTTCGACGAAATGGTCATCGACTTGAACCAGGAAGAGCTTGCTCTACTTCGTGGGCTGGCACTTTCCGAGCCAGATGATCCCTCCACCGATCAGCCTAGCACCGGCGCTTATCCCGTTCACAATCGACTCTATTGGAATATGACGGGCGGACTTGGCCAAATGGCATACACGCTAAATTATGCTCCGGTAGATTTTCTTTACGATGGCTTCCTCAATGAAGTAGATGCTGAGTTTCAATACCCTCAAGGTCACGGCGATGCATGGGGGCACTACTTGAGCTCATTAAGCGTTTATTACGACTTGCTCTCGATTGATAATTTCTCATGGAACTACGATTCCCAAGCATACACAATCGACGACAGTGTGGTCGAAGTCTACTATTGGAACGAGCGACGTTTTGCGCAGACAGCAGCTGCACGGGCACAGGCAGGCATCGATATTCTTCGTCGTACGTTCTTGGATTACTATACGGAAAACAGCGAAGGCCAATGGATCGGCTATGAAGACACCAATGAATATCGAGGCTGGGGTGTCGTCGGTTGGGGTCGCCGCGTCGGACAAGGCGCATTCTTTGACTGGGTAACCGCAAATGCCTTAGTCCCTGCAGCACCCGCCCCTGAAGCAGGCTCCTTCAATCTGATCTATGACGGTTTAGTCACGGATGATATCGAAGTCGGCGCCGAAACCACCAGCAATGACGAGACGACTTACACCATGTATGATCTCGACACGATCGCGGAAAATATCGAGGACGCACTCAATGATGCAGACGTGCTTGGCGCCGATGCCGTATCCGTCGAATCGATCAGCAACGCTTCGGGCGCATTACTAACCTTTCAAATCACCTGGGCTGAAGCTGCCGACACAACGGTTTTGGAAGTCGATACCTCCGGCTTAGCGCAAAGCTCCTTTGGCGAAGTCGAGGAATACACTGAGGGCAGTGCAGATGATAATACTGCGTCGGTTCAGATTCTAACGATTCAACAAGATGATCGAGTCTTTGGAACGGTTTCACGCTCCACCGTCGAAGACATTGCGATGATCGCCTCTCGTGGCGTCTATGTTCAAGACTACACGGATCGCATTAACGAAGGCCTCAATCCGGTAGGCATTTCACCACATGCCACCCCATTTGATATCGATCCTTTCAGCGTCCTGGGTAACAGTACCAATGATGACCTCAGTGGTCAGTTTGAGCAAATTTATGATCGTGCCTTGGATGCTCTGCGCCTTGCTTTTCGCATGTATGGACTCGCCAATGTTCAAAAGGCCAGCTTACGCAGTGTTGAACGTTCGACAGAGCAGCTGAGGTTAGAAATCACCACCAAGGATTTCCAATACCGCAATCTCCTGAAACAGTTCTTTGGCTCACCTTATACCGGTACGATGGGCAATGGTCTGCTTTATGATTCCGACTATACCGGACCCGATTACTACCTGTATAACTACCTCGATAACAATGTCGTCAATGACTACGTAACCCCACTCCCATCGGAAGCAATTGTCGACTTCATGGATGCATTCCCGATCAACTTGAAAAAGACCAGTGGAATCTCAAGTGGAGCCTCGGGTGATGCCGGAGAAACCCTCAACACCGTTTTCGGGCACTATTTCACTTCGGATGGCAACACGGATCGCGACTTGGACATCCCTTATGATGGTACCGACGACCTGAGCGACGAGACGCAAACTGCCAGCCTGGAAGATGCACTGGTTATGAGTTTTGATGGCAACTTGATCAACCTGCCACTCACGGCGTCCGATTACGCTTACTTGGCACCAGACTCCTGGGGGCAAAGAGAGTTCTATGGAAAGATCCAAATAGCGCTCACCCAAATGGTACGTGAGGAAGGAGCATTGCGAGTATCCATTAAAAACTATGATAATTTAATCGATGCAATCCAGACGAAGATTGCGCTCATTCAGGCGCGCTACGATATCTATGACGAAGTGCTGACTGTCCTTCAGGATGACGGTCGAAAGGCAACAGGCCTTAGGGCCGCATCTGAAACTTTGGAAGGAGTGGGCAATGGACTTCGATTCTACGGCGACGCCGTTAAGGGATTAACCGATATAGCAAAAGATGGCGCTCCAAGAAGAATTGGTTTCACTGAAGATACCAATTCGGTAGGCCGAACAATTACTTGGATACTGAACAATTTCGGCTACGTAGCTTCTCGGTTCAGTGCATCAGCTTCTTTAAGCGCCTCGGGTATTACTGGCGCCGCAGCGACCGACAAGGAATACCATGTAGAAAAAGCGATTTTTAAGGATGAGTATCCCTACGAACTGCAAGTTCAACTGGAAGAACTGGAAGACTTACTGAATGAAGAACCAAAAATCCGTTACGAAATATTTAATAATATCGAAGCACTTCGTTCCGCACAGCAAGAGTATCTCGCGGCAGAAGCAGAAGGCAACGGGCATTGGGGGGACCGTATCGGCTGGAATCGAAAATTAGCAGAAGCAACGCAGAAGTTCAAAACTCAGGACATGGCTTTTCGCATCGAGCGTAATGCGGTATTGCAGCAATACCGGGAAGCGTTCGAAGTCGCGCAACGATACATCTACCTTGCTGCAAAAGCCTACGACTATGAGACATCTCTGGATCCAAGTGACCCTGCATACATTGGTCCAATTCTCGATGAAATTCTCAGCACATCCTTCCTGGGAATGATATCGGGGCCAGATTCTGGCAATATTGATTTTACTAACGGGGAGCCCATTTTCGGACAAGGTGGCCTCGCACATGCGCTTGCATGGATGGACATAAACTTTAGTCAATTAGAAGATCAGAATGGTCATACTCAACCAGCCAATGAGGTGCTTGATTTCTCGTTGCGCGAAGAACTGGCTGGCTTAGAAAAAACCGCCGATAATTCGACCGACCAGGCCACCTACGATTCCGAGTGGCTCACCTGGCTGATCTCTGGAGATAACTCCACCTTTTATTCGGACCTGCAAGACAACGAATATTATAATTTGTACTGCCGTCCGTGGAATTCCGATGGCGATGCCACACCGGGCTTTGTCATTGATTTTTCATCCACGGTATCTCCCGGATTGGATTTCTTTGGTGGTGATCTTGATGGAGGAGACAGTGCCTACGACCCGACTCGTTTTGCAACTCGTATCTACAGCGTTGGCATTGAGTTGGAAAATTATGATACAATCAATCTTGCAGAAACACCACGTTGTTATCTGGTGCCAGTAGGTACCGACATCAGCCGAGTCCCTGACTCCCTATCGACTGAATACCGCTCCTGGAACGTGGTGGAACAGAAACTGCCGGTGCCGATTCCCGCTACAAACGCGGATTTGGAAAACGCCGTTTACAGTCCCATTATTGATGGTCTTGATGGCTACTTTGGTGATATTCGCCTGCATTCTACTTTTCCTGCCTCAACGGAACCTTATGACGCTGATTTCGACCTGGATACGCTGGTTACTGATAACCGATTGGTAGGTCGTTCCGTCTGGAACACCAAATGGGTCCTCATCATTCCACTGGAATCGATGCTCTACCTTTCTGATGCCGATAAAGAAAACGCCACCAGTAGTGATGCCTATGGCTACTTCCTGCCTAACGACGGCAACGGAAATGTAGTCAATGGCAGTGCTGAGGCCCAAAGCGGCATCACCGATATTATCCTACACCTTCAAACCTACTCCTTCTCTGGAAACTAATGAATTTAATTTCAACTTTTTGACCGATGAAATTTCGTACTTCAATCCTACTGCTGTTCGCACTCAATACAGTTGATGCGGGCATCCCCGAACCTGATTTTCTCATATATGGTAAGATAATTGATACGGGTGCAGGTCAGCCGATCGAAGTCGACGAGGGACAATTGCGATGGAGTATGAACTCAGAGGGGGATGATCTGACCTTTGAAACAGAGGTTCGTGTTTTTGGTGAAGAGACAACCTTTTCCTACATTATCACGATTCCAGCCGAAACCGGATTCAGTGAGTTTTTGGCAGAAACTGAAATCGATCTTGGCGATCAGGCCGAACACCTCTCAAGCTGGACCATTGAGCTTGATTACAATGGAGCGACCTATCCGGTGACCGTTGATCGTAGCTTCAGCAATCGAATCCAACTAAGCCAGGGAACTCGAGGGCGAAGCTTTCGTATCGACCTTGACGTTCATCTACCAGTCATCGATACCGATGGCGACGGCTTGCCGGATTTCTATGAAGATCAATATGACGAACTTGATAAATTGGTAGCTGATGCCACTCTCGACGCCGACGGCGACCTGATTTCCAACTACGATGAATTCCTTCAAAATACCGACCCCAGCCTGGCCAGCACTGCACCTGAGATTTTATCTACCCGCCTAATGGCGCCTTTGAGCGGCATCTCAATGCTGCGCATCGACGTCGCCGACCTGGATGATAATCCTAAAATCGATACCGAGAATCCATCTTTCACAAATGCCGATTCCCTTAGCTATACCTTACTCGATCTGGAGAGCAGCTTTACTCTGCTGAAATTCAATTCCAGCTCTGCAGGCAATAATGAGCCTGCAGCATTTGAAGTAATGAGCTTGGGCGATACATTCAGCCATGCCGATTTGCTGCAAGGGAAAGTTTTACTCCAACATGACGGCAACAGCATAAATGATGGCTTCATTCAGTTGAATCTCACCGATGGTTTGAACCCAGCCATTGATGTGACTTTGCCCATCATCGTGTGGTCTCCTGATGGACCTGATGGAGAAGAAATCACTGAATGGATCTATCCACTGGCAGGTCAATATTCAGTATTTGGTGAGTCAGTTGCCAGCACTCCATTAGATGGCCAGCCCGCATTGCTGTTTTCTGGCGATAAGTTCTACTCACAACCCACTGCTGAATGGATGGGTAATGGAGACTGGCAAATTTTAGCTGTCGTGAATTCCTCCAGTGTAGCCAATCAAGGGTTACTGGCAACTCCTAATGGCGCTTTGAATCTCATCACCGGAGATGATTTACAGTTCCCCGGGCATGTGCGCTTAGCCGGAACTCTTGGAGGTGCGATTAGCGAGCATGCGACAGATTCCATGCTGTTCGTCGACGCTAGCCGCAAAAACCAGGCTATCCGTCTTGCTACGAATAACTCTAGTCGTGACCGTTCCTTTGGGCTTGATGAAACACCTGCATTGCCCTCACAGGATTTACTCGGCAAGGACGCCGCTGGCAACTATTTCGAAGGTGGTTTGCATGAGTTGATCGTTTTTCCTGATACACTCAACCCAGTTGCGTTGGCTGAAGCCATGGCCTACTTGAAAGCACGTTGGAAAGATTGCATCGTGGTCGACGCCTTGCAATCCAACCATTATTTCTTCGGCTCAGCGCCATCATCCCAACTCAGTAACGAGGATTATGAGCAGCAATTCGTTACTAATTTCGGATTCGAGACAAGTCATCTGCTCTTAGCCTGGAACCGCAACGTGGCTTTCTGGGGCGGGCATGCCGATGACGAATTCTGGTTTGGTGGCGGTGCTGGTTGGGTTCGCGGCGGAGGTGGTGCGGATCGCTTTGTTCTGGTACAAACGGGCGCTGAGCAAGAGATCGTTGATTTTGATGAAGCCAGTGGCGATGTACTGGACTTACAGTATCTCTTTGATGCTGTCTCCTCTGGTGAAATTAACGACTACATCAAAATCAATCCGGAGGGCGGCGACGCAGTCGTTTCCGTCTTTACCAACGGTGACCCAACCACACAGCCCGAAGCACTCATTCGCCTGACAGGAAGGGCTGACCTGAACCAAAGCCAACTGCCTATATTATACGCAATCGGAGCCTTGAATGCAGGCGGCTTGCGCCCCGCGCTTGATCTCTCGATCACCAGCATTGATCCTGAAGCAGTCGAAGTGGACGAAAAGCCCGCCTCAATCGATATCATCGCAACAGGTCAAGGTTTGGCGGCGAATAAACATCTGCATCTCGATATCGATACAACGATGACTCTGGGCGAGGACTTTGAGTTGATGGCAGAGGTCTATGACGATGACTTAGGAGAGTACCAGACAGTAAGCCTTAATGATTATCGCATCCCGGTTTCCCTGGCTCCGGCAGATGACCAGATACGTTTTTGGGTCCAGCCAATTGCTAACCAGATCACTCAAGAGGCAAGACAGCTTTCTATTTCACTAGTGGATCAAGCTGGACGCTATTCCTTAGCCCAAGATACGGACACTCTTCAGGTTTCCTTGATCGATGGCTTACCCTACCTATTAATCGAGCCGAGTATCAACGAATTGGACCCGACAGTCGCAGGCGAAGGCTTTCGGGTAACCAGAGTAGGTGCCACGGATACACCGTTGACTTTCCAAGTGTCACTCGAAGGAACCGCAATTAATGGAACTGACTACACGTACATTAGCAGCGAACAGACTTTCTCCGCTGGTGCCGAAGAAACCTTAGTACCCGTCAACGCCTTGCGCTATGCTCTGAGTGAAAATGCAAACATCGTTGCAATGCGCCTCACTCCTCAAACCCACTATCAACTCAAGGCACCTTCCGTGGCGGATATAGCACTGAAAACGGAAGTCGTGGTGATCAATCTCGACGCCATTCAAGCGAAAGCCATACTTGATGACGCACAGCCGGAAGCACGATTCTTCCTCCAGTTGTCAGGCCCACAGACGAACCAAGTGACCATGGTGCCGCTCCTTTTCAACGGAACGGCAAATCTTCGCGATTATCAGATAATTTCCGTAAGTCCGTCCGGCTTTGAAACGCCTGTTTCCGTTGATTCCGTTTCGCGAACCGGTAACATCTTTCTTTTACCCGGAGAATCCTACTGCATCATTAAGATGATTCCAAATAGTAATGTGAATCTCGCTGGTGCTGGCAAAACAGTGGATATTTCACTAGACACTCCATTCAACGGTGCTAAGTACGAAAACGGGACTCGTAACCGAGTCATGCTTTTCATCGTTGGTGATTTCGAAACCTGGGCCACCGCGCAAAATGACGGGATTCCGGTTACTGACCTGGAAACCTGGGCACTCCAAAAAGCACATTCGGCTGGTTTACCCAACCTGATTGCTTATGCGCTTGGGCTCGCGCCCGAAGAAGCGATGCATAAAGATGCGAACATTGAGATTCAGCCAACTGGTAATGGTGAGCTTGAGTTTTGGGTTCCATACTATGATGGCGTAAGTGGCATTGATTTATATCTCCAGGAAACTGACGATCTTGATCTTGCATGGAAACAGATGCAGTCCCTCTCATTGGACCGTATTGAAACAAAAAATGAGCAACGCTTTCGGGTTTACAAAGGATCATTGTCAACCCAAGAAACTCTATTCATTCGTCAGGTTGCTGAAGTGGTTCCAAATTAACTAACCCGCTATTGGAGAAATAGGTATGCTTTTGTCTGTCGTTTTAACCTGAAAGTATTCCACTCCGTTGAGTTTGTTTTGGGTTTCAGGCGGGATGTTGATACCGCCTCGTTTGTTCATTTCAATGGCACCATTATCCAGATGCATCTGCCTCATATTGAAATGATTTCTTTTAACACTAGCATCTTATAACACAATCAGCTGGTGCTTGGCGGTTGCTTAAATTAATGAAAAATCAAAAACTTTCTGTTGTTTATAAGTTCATTGATCTAAGTTCACGTCTGTATGTGATTGCCCCAAAATACGGTATTGGTGAAAGTGCTTCAGTTTGTGGGGTAATTATTTTTGCACGATCTGAATTCCGGTGATACCAGTCCAATGCCATTCATTCTCTGTCTTCCAATCGAGTTTGATCGAGTCTCCCGAAATATCTTTAAACACGATGACGTTGCCTTTTTTTGTATCTCTTGTGTTTTTCGCTTTAGAGGCGCTGAACTTTCCGTTGAACCATCCAATCTTATAGAAAAGAGATTGCTGTTCGGGTGCTACTCTGCCGTTGTCTGCTGTCGTAAGTTTTACCGAGCCTGCGCCAGTGTTGACTCCTGAACTTGCGTAAACGTAGACATCATATTCTTCGTACGGTATGCCTATTACTTTAAGGGATCCATTGCCGCGCATAGCGCCAAGTTGAAGTGCTTTGCTCGAATGCTTAAACCCCCATGGCTCTGCTTTTGTGATTCCATTGTTCTCTGAGTCTTCAGGTGCTTCCCAGATAATTGAGGTTTCTGTTATTGTCTCGCCAGTATGGTCTTTGGGGGCAGCCAGTTGACCGTTTGATCCGAATAGATTATTCCAGTTTTTTTGTGTCGCACTTGAGATGCCGGTTATTCTGTCTGCTGCCAGTGTCGTATCGGGGTCGCCTTCTATCGCAAAATTAAGAGCGATTCCATTGGTTTGGATTGTCGGCATTGGGTCAAAGTTAGGTGAGTACCCGGCTGGAACTTCTTCTTCTGCAAAAACCCGAACGTAATCGACCCACATGTCAGAACCTTCATCGTATCGGGAAAGGTCAATGGGCCAGCGGCTAATACCACCAATTGCATAGTTGATTAAGAAATAGTGTGGAAAATCACGAGAGACATTATTCGTAGGATGACGCAACACTTCAATGTCATCAAAATAATATACCGTTTCCTCTAGCCCGACATAGACGCCATAAGTGTGGAAAGTGGTCGACCAGTAAGATTTTCCACCGATGTTCATTATGTCTGGTCTAATGTGAAATTTCTTTTTTGGCGTGCCGTCAGCATTTTTCTGCTTCCAGAAATGGCTGACAATCGAATAGCCTGGATGATTGGGGTTGCCTTTACCTTTACCTCCGTAGCCTTCAAGGATGTCGAGTTCATCCTGCTCTTTATTTAAGCCGAGTGAGAGAGTCCAGAATGCAGGCCAGGTTCCGATGGCTGACTGTGCTGTCAGGCGACATTCTAAATAGCAGGGGGCCTTTACCCAAACTCCTTTAAAATTCTTGTCTACCGAAGCGATGATCCCAGACCTGCCTTTGGGAGATCGAGCATCCTTGCGTGCTGCGATTTTAAGCCATGTGCCTGTTTGCTCGAAGGGTGCCCCGTCTTTGAGTGGTGACGTAAATTTCCATCCACTAAAGTCACCACCTCCGGGTTTATGTGCGTGATATGTCGTTCCGATCCCGTCCTTTGATATGGACAATGGCCCGTCAAAGTCATCCTCGAAAATAAGCTTCATTCCCTTGGCCGGGGCCGGGACCGATTGAGGTATTCCCTGATTCCAGTGAGTTCCGCCGGTATTAAAAAGCTGAAGCTCGAAGATGTCTTTTTTGCCAGCTTCATTCTTTGCATAGATGCGTATATTGGTCGGGCCGTTGGGGAAATTATTCGCCGGAAATTCAAATGACCCGTTACCATTGCTATCCAGAATTATTCCTTCGGGAGTCAAGTTTATGTCTTTGCCCCAAGGTTCATCATCGGGTGTCATGGGATGTTGCCAGCAATAAGCCGAGGCGTGCGACATGCCCTTTGCTTGAAATTTAATTTCGATAGTCCCTGAAATGTCGGATCTAAGAGTTGGTTCGGTGACACGAATTGCTTGTGTCCAATCCTCTACACCTTCTTCTATTTTTCCATAGTTGAACTCGAAGTAGCCATCAAGCGTGGCTGGTTTTGTTGTTTCTGCGGAGAGTGAGATAATAGAAAGTGACAAGATTACTAATGCAATTTCACTATGAGAGAATATTTTCATTTCCATATAGATTGGTAGTCGATTGAATCTCATTCAAGTGTTCGCGAGCTTTACATAAAGTAGTTTTTACGTTTTCCCATTTTGGTGGGAGAAGGGACTGTCTTCAATTTTGTGAACCCATGAACCATATCATCGATCGAATTTGAGCATAGGAACTGTTAGCCGAAGGCTAGGGGGTATGTGACTTGGGGACAGATTGAGTTTATGTTTGTTCTTCTGATTCTGAATGAACAGATTTTCGCATGCGTTTTCAGTTAATCTAGTGTCCATGTAGAATTCAATTTCACGACTTGCTGACAGTCTGGCAGCCCGAACTCACTGTCACTGAGATGTAGATGCAGCATAGCTACGGCAACGCGGCCGATCATATCATATCGCGCACAAAAATAAGGTCCTTTGGGTCGAGTAGAACGTGTTGGTGGTGATAGATAAACTTGTTTTAAAGTTTTCAATTTAAAAGCCACTACGGGAGAGTGAGGTTGTAGCATACGTGGTAGTATTACGCAATCAGGGCGATTGCGATTGAACCAGTCGTCAAAGTCGTGTCCTCCATTGTCGCTCAATTCAAAATAAGGCTCTGGGCATGCGTTTGGGTGGTTGCGTTGGAACATTAGTGCTGCACTCAGTAATGGTTCTTTGAAAATGTGTGCAACTTCTGGGTCGAGTATGAAACATGGTCGATGGTATTCATTCTGTCTTAGCCAAATGAGTGCATTTTTAATATCTAGTTCATAGTTGCGGCCAACTGAATGAAGTGTGGGCTTATCCGGCGCATGACCTACTGATACCCACGCAAAATTGTCCCACGCGAATCGAAGGGGGGGTCGATTGTGACTGAATGGCCCAAGCAGGATACCCCGAATTCCTCTAGCCTCCCAAGTTCTGGTCAACTGATTTAGTTCACGTTTAGAAGCTTTCAGCAAATTATAATGTTCAACTTTATAGCCAAGCCGTAAGCCATATTCATCCAGGCTTTTGAAGAACGATTTTAGCCATGGCATATCCTTCGGCGGACAATCACCGCACCATGCTATCGTTTCCCTGTAGAAGGTTCTTTTGCGAATCCTCGACATGCCAGTCGATACAATAGGGTCCAGTTGGTATCCGTACTCTTTTAATGCCGCTTTGACACGCGCCTTGGTTGCAGCGGCTATTCTCGGATGATCGCGTAGTGCACGTGAAACTGTAGATGACGAAATGCCTAGTTTTTCTGCGATCTCTTTCAAGTTAGGCTGCATGTGTGCAACCGTTGCATTAATCAGAGGATTGATCAAGTCAAAGCTGAGTCTAACCTATTGGTGTTGTATTATTTGCTGTCGGATTGCTGCAAAATAACTAGATATGAAAGTGCTTACCTCAAATTTGTATTCCACACTTTGGAACGATTCTGTCCTACAGAAACGGATAGAACAAGGGATCGAAGCTAACCGAAAGAGTGACGCTGAGATTCAAATAAGAGCTTTTGATGGAAAGCCCTTACCCGGAATCAAGGTTGAGGTTGAACAGTATACTTCATCCTTTCATTTTGGAGCAAATATTTTTAAGCTGAATGATTACTCCGATGAGGTGCTTAACCGTAATTATGAGAAGGCTTTTGTCGGACTCCTGAATGCTGCTACTGTGCCATTTTATTGGCGAACTCTTGAGCCGGAAGAGGGGCATCTACGTTTTGATGCTCACAGCATGCCGTTTTCGCGTCGTCCTCCTCCCGACCAAGCAGTTCGATTTTGCAAGGAGAATGGCCTACGTATGCACGGTCATACACTTGTTTGGAACATGCGGCAATGGTCGATTCCTGATTGGCTGCCCGATGATCCTCAAGTGGCAGAACCTTTTTGGGAAAAACGCATTCGGGAGATCGCACAGCGCTATGGGGATGACATTCATCGTTGGGATGTTTTGAACGAAGCTACGGCTACCCACTATGGGATATTGGGGCAGAAAATGCTGCCAGACTACGAGCTGAAAGCCTTCAAACTTGCAGAGAAATATTTTCCTTCAGGAACCCGGTTTGATATCAACGAAACTACGAATTCCTGGAACCTGGCTAGTCCTGATTATACCTCACTGATAGAACGCCTTACAGATGAAGGGCTGCCACTTGGTGGAATCGGTATGCAGTTTCATCTTTTCTCCGATGAGGAATTGTTGGATGTGAGCAATGGCAGGGCACATACGCCGGAGGCTTTACTTGAGGCGCTCGACCACTATTCAAAGTTTAATCTGCCCATTCATATTAGTGAAATTACTCTCCCGTCTCCCGGTAACACAACTGAAAGCCTTGAGGCCCAAGCACTTGTAGCTCGCAATCTGTATCGCCTTTGGTTTAGTCATTCGTCGGTAGAAGGAATTAGTTGGTGGAATTTTCCGGATGGAGGCGCTGTTTACGGTGAAGATAAGCTTTGCTCAGGGCTGCTTTTCGAAAATTTACAACCGAAACCAGCCTACGATGCTCTGCGAGATCTGCTGCATGATGAATGGAGAACTAAGTTTACCGGGACGACAGATGACGACGGTAATGTTCAGTTCCGCGGGTTTCACGGGGTTCATCGAATTAGTACAGCATTAAACACACAGTCTACTATTACACTCGAACCGGGGAAGAGTGCCAATAAGCTGATATACATCTAAGTAATTACATACAATGCGGCATGCGCTATTCGATCTAGAGTTCAATGACCTATCGCTATGAGACAGGTTTACATATGAAATATTATAACTATAAATGTTAATCGATTGCTTCTTATCTGTGCAATATCCGCATTTTCAAAATATACACATTCTACCTTAAATTTATGACTATTATTGGAGAAAATCAGACATGTCCACCTGAGTTGGAAAAACTGCAAGAGGCTGTAACAGAAGTTTCCGGTTGGATACCGGCTATTTTGGATGAAATGCAAGGCATGGTTGTCGGGCAGCAGTATTTGATTCAACGCTTGATAATTGGTCTCCTTTGTAACGGTCACGTTTTGCTGGAAGGAGTTCCTGGACTTGCGAAGACAACGACCATTAACGCATTGGCCGGTTGTTTTCAGGCTAAATTTAGTCGAATTCAGTTTACGCCTGATCTGTTGCCTTCGGATATCGTTGGCACGCTAATTTACAATCCTCAGGAGCATACTTATTTTACCAAGAAAGGACCGATTTTTGCTAATCTATTGTTAGCTGATGAAATCAATCGTGCTCCAGCAAAGGTTCAAAGCGCTCTGCTCGAGGCGATGCAGGAGCGCCAGGTTACCTTGGGCGATGAGACATTCAAATTGCCCGAACCATTTCTGGTTCTGGCGACGCAAAACCCTGTAGAGCAGGAAGGTACCTATCCGCTGCCGGAAGCCCAGGTTGACCGTTTTATGCTGAAGGTCACTGTCGATTATGGCTCAGACGAGGAAGAACTTCGCATACTGGAATTAATGGCAAGTACGAAGCCCAAGGCAAAGGTGAATCCTGTCATGAATATGGAGACCTTGCTCCAATTACGTGAGTTGACTGATCAGATTTATCTCGATGACAATATCAAGCGTTACATTGTCGCGCTCGTATCGGCGACTCGAAAGCCGGAGAATTTAGACCCGAAA
The Rubellicoccus peritrichatus DNA segment above includes these coding regions:
- a CDS encoding type I secretion C-terminal target domain-containing protein, which codes for MKFRTSILLLFALNTVDAGIPEPDFLIYGKIIDTGAGQPIEVDEGQLRWSMNSEGDDLTFETEVRVFGEETTFSYIITIPAETGFSEFLAETEIDLGDQAEHLSSWTIELDYNGATYPVTVDRSFSNRIQLSQGTRGRSFRIDLDVHLPVIDTDGDGLPDFYEDQYDELDKLVADATLDADGDLISNYDEFLQNTDPSLASTAPEILSTRLMAPLSGISMLRIDVADLDDNPKIDTENPSFTNADSLSYTLLDLESSFTLLKFNSSSAGNNEPAAFEVMSLGDTFSHADLLQGKVLLQHDGNSINDGFIQLNLTDGLNPAIDVTLPIIVWSPDGPDGEEITEWIYPLAGQYSVFGESVASTPLDGQPALLFSGDKFYSQPTAEWMGNGDWQILAVVNSSSVANQGLLATPNGALNLITGDDLQFPGHVRLAGTLGGAISEHATDSMLFVDASRKNQAIRLATNNSSRDRSFGLDETPALPSQDLLGKDAAGNYFEGGLHELIVFPDTLNPVALAEAMAYLKARWKDCIVVDALQSNHYFFGSAPSSQLSNEDYEQQFVTNFGFETSHLLLAWNRNVAFWGGHADDEFWFGGGAGWVRGGGGADRFVLVQTGAEQEIVDFDEASGDVLDLQYLFDAVSSGEINDYIKINPEGGDAVVSVFTNGDPTTQPEALIRLTGRADLNQSQLPILYAIGALNAGGLRPALDLSITSIDPEAVEVDEKPASIDIIATGQGLAANKHLHLDIDTTMTLGEDFELMAEVYDDDLGEYQTVSLNDYRIPVSLAPADDQIRFWVQPIANQITQEARQLSISLVDQAGRYSLAQDTDTLQVSLIDGLPYLLIEPSINELDPTVAGEGFRVTRVGATDTPLTFQVSLEGTAINGTDYTYISSEQTFSAGAEETLVPVNALRYALSENANIVAMRLTPQTHYQLKAPSVADIALKTEVVVINLDAIQAKAILDDAQPEARFFLQLSGPQTNQVTMVPLLFNGTANLRDYQIISVSPSGFETPVSVDSVSRTGNIFLLPGESYCIIKMIPNSNVNLAGAGKTVDISLDTPFNGAKYENGTRNRVMLFIVGDFETWATAQNDGIPVTDLETWALQKAHSAGLPNLIAYALGLAPEEAMHKDANIEIQPTGNGELEFWVPYYDGVSGIDLYLQETDDLDLAWKQMQSLSLDRIETKNEQRFRVYKGSLSTQETLFIRQVAEVVPN
- a CDS encoding glycoside hydrolase family 16 protein — encoded protein: MKIFSHSEIALVILSLSIISLSAETTKPATLDGYFEFNYGKIEEGVEDWTQAIRVTEPTLRSDISGTIEIKFQAKGMSHASAYCWQHPMTPDDEPWGKDINLTPEGIILDSNGNGSFEFPANNFPNGPTNIRIYAKNEAGKKDIFELQLFNTGGTHWNQGIPQSVPAPAKGMKLIFEDDFDGPLSISKDGIGTTYHAHKPGGGDFSGWKFTSPLKDGAPFEQTGTWLKIAARKDARSPKGRSGIIASVDKNFKGVWVKAPCYLECRLTAQSAIGTWPAFWTLSLGLNKEQDELDILEGYGGKGKGNPNHPGYSIVSHFWKQKNADGTPKKKFHIRPDIMNIGGKSYWSTTFHTYGVYVGLEETVYYFDDIEVLRHPTNNVSRDFPHYFLINYAIGGISRWPIDLSRYDEGSDMWVDYVRVFAEEEVPAGYSPNFDPMPTIQTNGIALNFAIEGDPDTTLAADRITGISSATQKNWNNLFGSNGQLAAPKDHTGETITETSIIWEAPEDSENNGITKAEPWGFKHSSKALQLGAMRGNGSLKVIGIPYEEYDVYVYASSGVNTGAGSVKLTTADNGRVAPEQQSLFYKIGWFNGKFSASKAKNTRDTKKGNVIVFKDISGDSIKLDWKTENEWHWTGITGIQIVQK
- a CDS encoding LacI family DNA-binding transcriptional regulator → MQPNLKEIAEKLGISSSTVSRALRDHPRIAAATKARVKAALKEYGYQLDPIVSTGMSRIRKRTFYRETIAWCGDCPPKDMPWLKSFFKSLDEYGLRLGYKVEHYNLLKASKRELNQLTRTWEARGIRGILLGPFSHNRPPLRFAWDNFAWVSVGHAPDKPTLHSVGRNYELDIKNALIWLRQNEYHRPCFILDPEVAHIFKEPLLSAALMFQRNHPNACPEPYFELSDNGGHDFDDWFNRNRPDCVILPRMLQPHSPVVAFKLKTLKQVYLSPPTRSTRPKGPYFCARYDMIGRVAVAMLHLHLSDSEFGLPDCQQVVKLNSTWTLD